The Erwinia billingiae Eb661 nucleotide sequence TTACCGTCGGCGCTTTCAGCGGTGCGTGTGCCCGTGACGACGTTTATATCACGCCCGGCCAACGCTGCCAGTGCAGAGCTGCCTTTCAGTACGCCGCCGAAATTATTGATATCAGTACGTGCCTGCAGAGCGGTGCTGTCGCCCTGAATCAGCCCGCCAAGGTTATTAATATTTTCGGCCACCACCTGCGTATTGGCGCGCGCATTGATGCGACCGCTATTGTTCAGATCGTCGCTCAGGTTCAGGCTGACGTTTTTCCCGGCCAGCAGCGCGCCGCTGCCGTCTAGGTCGCCCGACTGCACTTTGGCAAACAACTGCGGCACCAGTACCTTTTGCTGGCTGCCGTCGGGCAGGGTGACGCTCTGCGTCACCAGCCACACCATGTCGCCGGTGATCAGGCTCATCTGCTCAGCCGTTAACGCCATGCCCGGCACCAGATTCAGCTGTTTACCGTAGGCGATGCCCGCATCCATCAGCGCTTTGTACTGCGTCTGATCGCTGTCATAACCGTCCAGATAGCGCTGACCGGTCAATGAAATCACCTGCTGGCGGATAAGATTCTGCTCGTAATACGCATCGCCCAGCCGCTTGTGCACGTTGTCAGGATTGGTGACGAACGCCTGCAACATGTAATCCGAGCCGAGCCATTTTTGCGCATTGGTAAAACGGGGATCGGTTTCGACCAGGTAATCACTGCCAGCCGGATGGGTTTTATACAGGCTGTTATCCGGCAGGCGGGTGTTAGGACCTTGAGTGCGGATCACGCTGCCCGCCGCATCGCCTTTCGCGGCGGTATTCACCGGCACTTCAAAGGTTTTACCCGGCGGCAGCAATATCGCGTTGCCGGGATTAAATGCCGCGCCTGCGCTGAGGTCGCCCAGCGAAATATCACCCACGCTACCGCCCGTCCGGTTGTCAATCACCAGACCGCTGCCGCTAATTTGTTGATGCTCCTCTAAGGTGCTGGGTTTTAAGGTAATGCTCTGGATAACGGTGGGCGGGATGTAATCCGCCGTGCTCTTGCCCTGACTGTCGCCGCCTTTATTATGGATGCGCCAGTAATGGAACGCCTTGCCAACGTCACTGATGTGCCGCTCACCGGCCACCTCCACGTTGTCGAGCGTGGCCGCGTTAATCACCAGATTATTACCGGCGATGATCTGGCTCTTGTCGTTCAGTACGTTGCCCGCGTTAATCGTCAGATTTCCGCCCGCAATGATGCGCGCCGGATCGCTGGTTTTGATGCGCGTTTCTTCAACGGTGCGTTCATATTCGTAACGATACCAGTTGTCGTTTTTGTCATTTTGTCGCCCCGGATAATCGGGCGTGAGCACAAAATCGACCTCATCATGCGCGAAACTGACCTCATCGCGACCATAGCGATTGGCATTGCCCGAGACCTGATACTCCTCAATATCTTCACGCGACACTTCGACGATCTCGGTTTCAAAATTGTCGTTAATGTTGTTCAGGCTGCCGACGTTAAGCAGCATGTCGCCCGCAGATTCGAGGGTTGCGCTGTGGTTGTTAACGGTTCCGGCCTGTCCGGTAGCGTGGCCATTGGCATCAATCGCGGCACCCACGCTCATCACGCCTTCGCTGTAAATCAGCGCGTGATCGCGATTGTTCAGCGTGCCGACGCCAAGATCTAAACGCTGACGGGCCGCGATGGTTGCTGCAGTACCATTCTCAGCGAGATTATTGAGCGTGCCTGCCTGGATGCTGAGAAAATCGCCATAGATGCGTCCGGTGCCGATATTACTGACGGTTCGGCCGTTCAGCCGCGTGGAATAACCATCAATCAGGCCGTAGTTGGTCAGGGTGTTGCTGACATCAAGAAGTGTGCTGTCGCCGCTGAGTTCAGCATCCTGCAGGTTAGTCAGATTGATGGCGGTGACGTGCAGCGTTTCACCGGCCTGAATCAGCTTTTCATTGCGGATATCACCGTGACTTGTGAACGTCAGATTGCCGTTGGCCTGCACATTACCCTGATTGGTGAAGCTGTTCACCAGCGTCACCGCCATATTACCCGCGGCCTGCAATGCGCCGCGCAGGTTGGTCAGCGTGCTGGCAACCAGAGTAAAATCGCCTTTGCTGGCGAGCATGCCGTCGGTGTTATCGAGTGCGGCGGTGTTCAACGCCAGATTGCTGCCGGAAATCACCTGGCCTTCATGGTTATTGACTTCGCCACTGCGCAGCGTGAAATCGTCCTGGGCGCTAATCAGACCGCTGGCGTTGTTGAAACGACTGCCTTGCGTATTCCAGTCAAGAATCCCGCCAGCCTGAACGGTGCCATGCTGATTATTCACTGACTGAGTTTGTGCGGTGATGCCGCCGAGCCCGGTGATTTGCCCGAACGGGTTCAGCACCTGCCCGGACGCAAGGCTGATGGCACCGGAGGCCAGTAGCGCGCCGTGCTGATTATCCAGCTCGCCGGTCGCCAGATGCATATTGCCCTGGCTGATTATCCCGCCGGTTGCGCCGCTATTGGTGTTGCTCAGCCGCTGGCCGTGCGTGTCGATACGCAGCGCAGCGCCGCTCTGCATCCGACCGCCGTTGTCGTTTTGCAGTTGTTGCGTGCTGAGCGATAAATCGCCGATCGCGCCGATTTGTCCCAGACGGTTATCGAGATTCGCAGTGGCAAGCGTTGCCGTGCCGCTGCTCATTACCAGCCCGTTGCTGTTCAGCAGCTCGCCGCTCTGCAGCGCCAGCGACTGACCGGCCACCAGATTGCCCTGCTGATTATCAATGCCAGCCGCCGTAATGCTGAGCGCGTTCTGCGCTGCCAGCAGGCCGTGATGGTTAGTGATATCGCCGTTAAACAGGCTTAAATCCTGGGCATTGATCACGCCGTTGCGGTTATCCAGCAGGCCGGAACGAAGCGTCAGTGAACCCAGCGCGATGATGCCGCCGTCAGTGCCGCTGTCGCGGTTAATGAAGGCATCGCCCTGGGTATCAATGCGCGCATCGCCAAGGCTTTGCAGCAGTCCGGTGGTGTTATCAAATGTACCGCTGGTGATGCTGAGCTGTTCAGCGGCGGCAATCGTGCCACGCTGATTGTGCACCGCGCCGCTGCCGAGCTGCAACGTAGTGGTGGTGGCGGTAAGCAGGCCGTCACTGTTGTTCAGACCGTTGCTGGTGACTGAGAGTGTCTGACCGGCATTAATTTTTCCGCTGCTGTTATTCAGCACCTGGCTGGCCAGTTGCGTGTTGCCCGCCACGGCGCTGATGGCTCCCGCTGTGTTATCAAGCGTTCCGGCGTTGACGGTCAGGTTCTGACTGGCCGCCAGCGTGCCGTTGTGGTTATCCAGTTTTTGTGCAATGCGGGTATTCAGCGAACCGGTACCGGCGGCAATAACCTGGCCGTTATGATTGTTCAATGAACCCGCGTTCAGGTTCACATCACCGTTACCGGCGAGTTTGCCGTCGCTGTTGTCCAGCGCCGACGTCACGTTGATATTCATTGCGCCATTGCCGCTCTGCACCATCTCACCCTGACGGTGCGAAAGGGTGCTGGCATCTATACGGATTTGCGCAGCGGCGGTGGTTGCGCCGTCAAAATTGAGCGCATCACCACGCAGCGCTAATCCACCGTTGCTGATCAGGCTGCCCTGACTGCCGTTCAGCGTGGAGGCCTGGATGTTCAGTTGTCCATCACCGGCGTGCTGAATTTTGCCGAATCCGTTATCCAGCACGTCGGTGTTCAGCGTCATGTTGTAGCCGTTGCTGGCAAGGGTGCCGCTATGGTTGTCGATGCCTGCGGCGTGCGACAGCAGCAGGTCGGCGTCACCCAGTTGGCTAATAATTCCCTGGCGATTGGATAGCGCGGGAGCAGTGAGGTTAAGCCTGTCCGCCTGAATTTTGCCGCCGTCATTATTAATGCGCGTATTGCTGCTGGCGCGAAGGTTGTTTTTTGCTTCAAGCGTGGCGCTGCGCGTGGTGACATCGCCGCGACTGGCATTCAGGTTGATATCGCTGGCATAGGTCTGGCTGCCGCTGAGATCGACCGCGCTGCCTTGAGCGCTGAGATTACCCGCCGCGAGGTTACGCCCATTGCTGGTGAGCTGCCCGCGCGTGGTCAGACTCAAATCGCCTTGTGTACCGAGTGCGCCGTCGGCCTTCATCCCTGCGGCCAGCACGCCGCTGCTGGCATTAATGAGTGAACCGGCCTGAATGCGGTTATTGCCTGCGGACGCCAGTACGCCCTGATTACTGACCTCGGAAACGGCCTGAATCTGGCTGTCACGCTGCGCGTAAACCGTGCCGCTGTTGCGAATATCGGCGTTACTGGTCAGCGCAATATCCTGTGCGCCGTTAATGCTGCCGCTGTTTTCAATGCGACCGTCGCTGCTGAGGGTAAAGTTGCCCGCCGTGGCGCCCAGCGAACCGGCGTTGCGCACGCCAACACCCTGTTCAGTGCCAATCAGACGGATTTTACTGGCGTACATGCCGCCCAGCGCCGCCACGTCCAGCGCTATCCGCGGGCGACTTGACGCAGCGGTCTGGCCAGCCGTCAGCATTTCATGCGCCGCATCGACCTGATTGAGACCGGTCGTTACCTTTAGATCGTTGGCCCAGACGCCCGCGTTCACCTTCACGGTGCGGGCAATGATGTCGGTGTAATCCTGGCCGCGTGAATCCAGACCTTTGCCGTTAATGGCGACTTCGCCGCCGCTGACCTGATAGCCGGTCAGGTTGCCGTTGCTCAGCTGCGTCTGGCCGGTGGTCAAGGTGGCGCGGTTGGCGTTGATAAAGCCGCAGCCATCGCAGGTGATACCGGACGGGTTGGCAATCACCACCTGCGCTTTTCTGCCGGCGACTTCCACGTAGCCGTTGAGCTGGCTGGGGTTGCGTGAATTCACCTCGTTGAGGATCACGCTGGCTTCACCGCGCGCCAGCCACGGGTTACCGGTGACCATGCCGCCAAGCTGGGTAGGGGTGTTGCCGTGAGAGTTGTTGAGGATGACACCTTTCTGATCGACATCGAACTGGCTGTAGTTATTGCGTGATACGCCGCCCGCGCCTGGCGTCTGGATGTTGACCTGCGGCGTGCCGTTGGCCGTAGCGATAACGGTGGGTTGCTGGTTACCCGGAGCCTGGCCGTTGGCCACGATCTGCGCCTGAGCGGGCAGCACGGTGACGCAGCCCAGAGCGCTCAGCAGGGCGAAGCGCATCGCGGAGAGCGTACAAGTCTGGCTGGCTTTCTGTTGTATCCGACGCGCGCGCGCCTGTTTGCCTTGCCCGCTGCGGGCGATATCGGCCACAACCATCAGCATGCCGCGCGCTTTGTTGAAAATGATGCGATAGAGAAGTTTGTTCATCTGATGTCCTTATCCGATTTCTGGAAGCGCCACGCTGAGTGGATTTGCCTGCTGCCATTGCCTGGCGGCGGCATGTTTAATGCTCTTTCCATGAAAAAAACGCACCCGCCGACCGCGTTGCTCGCCCTGATGATCTAATGCCCGGCAGCACTGCTCTGGCAGAATCACCTCGCGGGTGAGCTTCTGCAGCGCGCGCACCTCACCAAATGGGGCAATGAAATCGGTGATCCACAGGCGATTGCCGCTGGTCCAGTCTTGTTCTTTCATCATCACTGAAGCGTTCGTGAGATAGCGCCGTTCAGCGTCTTCATCCATCCGCGCCCAGCCGAGGAAGAACACCGGTTTACCGTTTTTCACCGCGATGGCGTACTGCTGCTGTTTAATCAGTGGTAGCAGCAACGTTGGCAGGGTATGGAGCGGCGCATCGCGATGGCGTTCTGAGTGCATCCACAGCCAGACCGCCATGCCCAGCACTTCGGCTCGCGGGTGTCATCAGGCGTGACCCACGGCGCAATCAACCTGTAGCCATTGATTTCCATCAGTAACTCCAGTTGAGGTTGAAGCCCAGCGTCAGGCCGCTGGTTTGATAGCCTGCGGGTTTAGAGAGTGGAATTCCGGCAAACAGGTCATAGCTGGTGCGCAGCGCGTAGCCGCGCAGTCCTACCGCGCCACCGGCCAGATGCTTGCCGATCAGATAATCCTGCCCGCTGTTACGTCCGCTGACTTCGCCATAATCCAGCGCCAGATAGAGTTCCTGCGACGGCAGCGGTGTGGCCCAGCCAATGTCGTTACGGAGATACCAGCCTTCATCGGCGTTCAGCGTGCGCTGGCCGTCAAAACCGCGCACCGACCAGCGGTTGCCAATGGCAAACTGGTCCTGCGGCGTCAGCGGCGTGTTGCTCATCTGGCGCAGATACTGGGTGTTAAAACTGAAGCGCTGGTTGAGGAGTGAGAACGGCACGGCCAGCTGCGCATTCAGCTGGACAATTTTCGACAGGGCGGTGGCTTCCCCCCAATACTCTTCCGGCGCGGGCTGTGCGCCAAACCAGCGGGTGCCGCGCTGATAGCTGACGCCCGCATCCAGCGTCGCGCTACCGAGATAGTGGCGATGTTGCAGACCGAGTTTCCACGCCGAGGTCTGGCGGCGTTGCACTTCAATCTCGGTGTCGTTGATGAAGTTGCGGGTCTCTCGCGTGAGGACGTCGTAGCTTAGCGTCGTTTTCTGGCTGCCGTTGCGGTGCAACACGCGGCTGATATTGGCGTTCAGACTTTTACTCTTGCCGCTGTATTGATAGTCGGTGAACGCCCCGGCCACCGTCTGGTTGTAGCGGTAATCACTGGTGGTGATGCCCGCCAGCCAGTAGCCAAACGGCACCGAATAGCTGCCAGTGAAGTTCTTCGTGCCTTTATCATTGCCGAACTGCAAATCATGGCTCGCCGAAACGTAGAGCATATCGCTCAGCGAAAGGGGGTTATCGACATACAGCGTGAGTCCGCCCTGGTAACGCCCGGTAGACGTCGATCCGGAATCATCGAGCGATGCGCCCAGCCGCCACATTTTGCTCTGGTTCCACTGCACGGTCATCACGCTTTCGCCAGGCGCACTGCCGGGGATCAGCGCCATATCGGCCTGAACGGTAGGCAGGCGTTGCAGGTTTTCCAGTCCCTGCTCGGTATCACGCAGGTCGTAGAGTTGGCCTTCACGCGAGGGCAGTGCGGTGGCTAGCGTGACATAGCGATCGCTGGGATCGGTGCGTGTAATGTGGCTGATTTTTCCGGCCAGCAGCTGGAGCGTCAGCGTGCCACGCGACAAATCCTGCGGCGTTGCCAGCACGCGGCTGGTGACGTAACCGCTGTCGATCATGCGATTCTGCAGTACGCTCATCAGCAGGTTAATCCCCTTTACGCCCAGACAATGCCCCTGGCCCTGATTGGCCAGACGTTGCAATGGAAGCCAGCCCGGAAAGTCATTCAGGCCGTTCAGCGTGATCTGCTGAATCTCAAAACAGGGATTTTCTTGCGGGAAGCTGACGCGCGATGAACTGCTTGCGGGCGCAGGCAGACGGATGTCAGGCGTCGGCGGCTGAAGCTGGGCTTCAATCGCTTTCTGGCGCTGTTGTTGAATAATGTCCTGTTCGCCAGCGGTTGCTATCTGCGGGAATAGGGTGCCGATTGCCAGCGCAAATACGCCAGCGGCAAGCGGTATGCCTGCTTTCTCTTCCATGAGTGTGTTCCGTAATTATGGTCGTTCCTGACTAATGTTTATACTTTACCTGTATATTTTGTGATTTCAATATTCACTGTGAAATTTTTATATATTTAAAATATAAGAAATTTCCTACAAGATTCTGAGGTTTTTTCTTAAGGAATTAGATCAATCAGAATAGAAATAATATGAATTGGGAATTGTTTGTTACTGATGTGTGACTTTATCTACACCTGATTTCTGTTTCATAGCCTGTACACCATGAGGGGCTCTCAATATAAATAGCGGAGGTAATAAGGCCTGCCCTTTAATAATTAATTCAGCTTGGAATTAATAAGATCTGCTTTTGTTCCTGAGCTGCCACAGTCCAATGAAGTGAGAAGTACTCACTTGCATACTCAATGTTGACTACGCTTCTGCGAAACCATTTCAGACTCTATGAAATGAAAAATCCACGCAATTGCGTGGATTTTATAATTTTTGCGATTCTTATGAGATTCAATCAAATCTCATGAGACCACAATAACGATTTAGACGTTGAACAGGAAGTTCATCACGTCGCCATCTTTAACGATGTACTCTTTACCTTCTGAGCGCATCTTGCCGGCTTCTTTCGCGCCTTGCTCACCCTTGCAGGCGATAAAGTCATCGAAGGCGATAGTCTGGGCGCGGATAAAGCCTTTCTCGAAGTCGGTGTGGATCTTACCGGCGGCCTGTGGTGCGGTGGCACCGACCGGGATGGTCCAGGCACGCACTTCCTTCACGCCCGCGGTGAAGTAGGTCTGCAGGTTCAGCAGCGAGTAACCGGCGCGGATCACGCGGTTCAGACCTGGCTCTTCAATACCCAGCTCGGCCATAAACTCTTCGCGATCGGCATCTTCCAGCTCGGCAATATCAGACTCAACGGCGGCACACACGGGCACCACCACGGAACCTTCTGCTTCGGCAATCGCACGCACGATGTCGAGGTACGGGTTATTTTCAAAACCGTCTTCGTTCACGTTGGCGATATACATGGTTGGCTTCAGGGTCAGGAAGCTCAGGTAGCGGATGGCGGCTTTATCTTCGTCGCTCAGATCCAGCGCGCGCAGCATGCCGGCTTTTTCCAGATGCGGCAGACATTTTTCCAGTGCGGCCTGTTCAGCTTTGGCGTCTTTATCGCCGCCCTTGGCTTTCTTCTGCACGCGCTGCAGAGCACGTTCGCAGGTATCAAGGTCGGAAAGCGCCAGCTCGGTATTGATGGTTTCAATATCGTCAGCCGGATCCACTTTGTTGTTCACGTGGATAATGTTGTCGTTTTCAAAGCAGCGCACCACGTGGCCGATCGCTTCGGTTTCGCGGATGTTGGTCAGGAACTGGTTACCCAGGCCTTCGCCTTTCGACGCGCCTTTTACCAGGCCAGCGATATCCACGAATTCCATGGTGGTTGGCAGGATGCGCTGTGGCTTAACGATGGCCGCCAGCTGATCCAGACGGGAGTCAGGCATTGGCACCACGCCGGTATTCGGCTCAATGGTACAGAACGGGAAGTTAGCTGCTTCGATGCCCGCTTTGGTTAACGCATTGAACAGGGTGGATTTCCCGACGTTTGGCAGGCCCACAATACCGCATTTGAATCCCATGTTTGAATCACCTTAATTGCTTGATAACCAATGAGCCAGACAACTCACCGGTGTTATTAGTTGGTTACTGCTAAAAGTTAGCGCGCATTATACACGGAATTATGCGGCAAATGACGTTGATTTATGTCCAGCGGTTCAGGTTTAGGGTTGAGATCTGCCTCACAATTCCCGATACTGACCTAACTTTACAGCTGACGGAGAACGCCGCAGATGCATCGCTTGCTGCTTACGCCACCTTAAGACTTCCCTTGCCAGCAACGCCTGTTGCGCCACTCGTCTTTCTGACGAGCCTCTTTGCGCCCGTTGTTCCGCGGTGCAGGATTTCACCTGAATAATGATAACTGGAAATTTTAATGTTTAATCTGAGCAAGCTCAGGGCGAGTGACGTCAAAAACGACGTGCTGGCCGGTGCCGTGGTGTCTGTTGCGCTGATCCCGGAAGCGACGGCATTTTCTCTGCTGGCCGGGCTGTCGCCGACCATCGGTCTGCATACCGCCTTCATTCTCGGGCTGGTCACCGCCTTCTTCGGCGGCAAGCCGGGGATGATCTCCGGCGCGGCCGGGTCGATCATCGTGGTGCTGATCAGCCTGATTACCCAACACGGCTACGAGTACGTGCTGCTGGCGACTATTCTGGCCGGGCTGATCCAGCTGGCGATTGGCGTGCTGCGACTCGGTAAGTTTATCCGTCTGGTGCCGCAACCGGCGATATATGGCTTCGTTAACGGCCTGGCGATTGTGATTATGCTGGCCCAGTTCCCAATGATTAAAGGGCAGGGGCCGGTGATGTATGCGCTGGTGGCGCTGGCGATGCTGATCGTCTGGCTGTTCCCAAAACTGACCAAAGCCATTCCCGGTTCGCTGGCGGCGCTGATTGCCATCAGTGCGATTGCCATTGGTTTTGGCCTGGATACCAAGCGCGTTGGCGACCTGGCGAATATCTCCGGATCACTGCCATCCTTCCATCTGCCGACCGCGCCATTAAC carries:
- a CDS encoding hemagglutinin repeat-containing protein, encoding MNKLLYRIIFNKARGMLMVVADIARSGQGKQARARRIQQKASQTCTLSAMRFALLSALGCVTVLPAQAQIVANGQAPGNQQPTVIATANGTPQVNIQTPGAGGVSRNNYSQFDVDQKGVILNNSHGNTPTQLGGMVTGNPWLARGEASVILNEVNSRNPSQLNGYVEVAGRKAQVVIANPSGITCDGCGFINANRATLTTGQTQLSNGNLTGYQVSGGEVAINGKGLDSRGQDYTDIIARTVKVNAGVWANDLKVTTGLNQVDAAHEMLTAGQTAASSRPRIALDVAALGGMYASKIRLIGTEQGVGVRNAGSLGATAGNFTLSSDGRIENSGSINGAQDIALTSNADIRNSGTVYAQRDSQIQAVSEVSNQGVLASAGNNRIQAGSLINASSGVLAAGMKADGALGTQGDLSLTTRGQLTSNGRNLAAGNLSAQGSAVDLSGSQTYASDINLNASRGDVTTRSATLEAKNNLRASSNTRINNDGGKIQADRLNLTAPALSNRQGIISQLGDADLLLSHAAGIDNHSGTLASNGYNMTLNTDVLDNGFGKIQHAGDGQLNIQASTLNGSQGSLISNGGLALRGDALNFDGATTAAAQIRIDASTLSHRQGEMVQSGNGAMNINVTSALDNSDGKLAGNGDVNLNAGSLNNHNGQVIAAGTGSLNTRIAQKLDNHNGTLAASQNLTVNAGTLDNTAGAISAVAGNTQLASQVLNNSSGKINAGQTLSVTSNGLNNSDGLLTATTTTLQLGSGAVHNQRGTIAAAEQLSITSGTFDNTTGLLQSLGDARIDTQGDAFINRDSGTDGGIIALGSLTLRSGLLDNRNGVINAQDLSLFNGDITNHHGLLAAQNALSITAAGIDNQQGNLVAGQSLALQSGELLNSNGLVMSSGTATLATANLDNRLGQIGAIGDLSLSTQQLQNDNGGRMQSGAALRIDTHGQRLSNTNSGATGGIISQGNMHLATGELDNQHGALLASGAISLASGQVLNPFGQITGLGGITAQTQSVNNQHGTVQAGGILDWNTQGSRFNNASGLISAQDDFTLRSGEVNNHEGQVISGSNLALNTAALDNTDGMLASKGDFTLVASTLTNLRGALQAAGNMAVTLVNSFTNQGNVQANGNLTFTSHGDIRNEKLIQAGETLHVTAINLTNLQDAELSGDSTLLDVSNTLTNYGLIDGYSTRLNGRTVSNIGTGRIYGDFLSIQAGTLNNLAENGTAATIAARQRLDLGVGTLNNRDHALIYSEGVMSVGAAIDANGHATGQAGTVNNHSATLESAGDMLLNVGSLNNINDNFETEIVEVSREDIEEYQVSGNANRYGRDEVSFAHDEVDFVLTPDYPGRQNDKNDNWYRYEYERTVEETRIKTSDPARIIAGGNLTINAGNVLNDKSQIIAGNNLVINAATLDNVEVAGERHISDVGKAFHYWRIHNKGGDSQGKSTADYIPPTVIQSITLKPSTLEEHQQISGSGLVIDNRTGGSVGDISLGDLSAGAAFNPGNAILLPPGKTFEVPVNTAAKGDAAGSVIRTQGPNTRLPDNSLYKTHPAGSDYLVETDPRFTNAQKWLGSDYMLQAFVTNPDNVHKRLGDAYYEQNLIRQQVISLTGQRYLDGYDSDQTQYKALMDAGIAYGKQLNLVPGMALTAEQMSLITGDMVWLVTQSVTLPDGSQQKVLVPQLFAKVQSGDLDGSGALLAGKNVSLNLSDDLNNSGRINARANTQVVAENINNLGGLIQGDSTALQARTDINNFGGVLKGSSALAALAGRDINVVTGTRTAESADGNFARTSLDRIAGIYVDQGDGTLALQAGRDINLTAAQVVNSSENGNTAIIAGRDLNLNAVTTGSRDNLNFDSDNWLHQSSSTQLGTEIVGKGNVDLAAGNNLLATATSINAGGKLALSAGNDLSIVSGESRTQMDEHTKASGTSGIASKTTRETHTTIDARTAVGSSLSGDSVQMLAGHDLLVKGSDVVGTQDVRLAAGNNLTVTTAAEQRDESRMIQETKSGLSGTGGIGVSYGSSSQKSTTTTHTNSVRGSTVGSVQRNLTMQAGNDLLVHGSDAVAGKDLTLTGKNVTVSAAEQGLSQRDTYETKQSGLTLALSGVAGSALNTAVTTARDSREESSGRLQALKGVQAALFGVQAAQATQPGAASQDNAIGISLSYGSQQSKSETNLTQKTHQGSTLTAGNNLNVIASSGDINVQGSQLQAGNDVLLNASRDINLTSSQDTERSRGTNSSSGGSVGVGIGAGSGGWGINVSASINKGSGHENSDSLVHNETQVTAGNRVTLVSGRDTTLTGAQVSGESIKADVGRNLTLTSEQDSATYDAQQKNTSAGASFNFGSMTGSASINMSKDKMNSDYQSVQEQTGLLAGKGGFDITVGEHTQLNGAVIGSTADASLNRLDTGTLGWSDIKNEAEYKVQHQSVGISTGGSIGNQFAGNMANGLLIGINNSGSADSTTKAAVSDGTIVIRDQHAQKQDVADLSRDVENANPGLGQIFDKEKEQNRLKEAQLIGQIGNQVGDIARTQGQIEATKAATDKMKDVTPEQLQAAKEDWSKANPGKTPTADDISGQAYQNFYNKAFSESGFGTGGKVQQAIQAATAAVQGLAGGDLAKAIAGGSAPYIAGVIGSSGLDDSGKVLAHAAVNAALAAAQGNNPLVGAAGAATAEMAGMIALNAYGKPVSELSESEKQTVSALATLAAGLAGGLAGNGTADVVVAAQAGQTTVANNLLGATSSEKLEKVVEKIKQGDRSLAAANELIQLENADKRSDALVSKFTKDPAQMNSTERAELAGYLRVYASEMEQAYGTAVSQELVKGLLSDQNYIKRNPDSEAMSKAQSIMNTWGYHKSNASIGDSALIFGSSVLGNTIREGMALNAVVGTGVNAGVQLSGNDSFSYVDMIMAGVTAAATTGKGIGVSAGINMGGAAIGSGIKGEDPTNSMAGAGAGTIAGGIGGTIIKGVTSKVAEETVSDLTGAIGGSYLSEKTGNFVKDNLDGKEKNDNKK
- a CDS encoding toxin-activating lysine-acyltransferase gives rise to the protein MAVWLWMHSERHRDAPLHTLPTLLLPLIKQQQYAIAVKNGKPVFFLGWARMDEDAERRYLTNASVMMKEQDWTSGNRLWITDFIAPFGEVRALQKLTREVILPEQCCRALDHQGEQRGRRVRFFHGKSIKHAAARQWQQANPLSVALPEIG
- a CDS encoding ShlB/FhaC/HecB family hemolysin secretion/activation protein — translated: MEEKAGIPLAAGVFALAIGTLFPQIATAGEQDIIQQQRQKAIEAQLQPPTPDIRLPAPASSSSRVSFPQENPCFEIQQITLNGLNDFPGWLPLQRLANQGQGHCLGVKGINLLMSVLQNRMIDSGYVTSRVLATPQDLSRGTLTLQLLAGKISHITRTDPSDRYVTLATALPSREGQLYDLRDTEQGLENLQRLPTVQADMALIPGSAPGESVMTVQWNQSKMWRLGASLDDSGSTSTGRYQGGLTLYVDNPLSLSDMLYVSASHDLQFGNDKGTKNFTGSYSVPFGYWLAGITTSDYRYNQTVAGAFTDYQYSGKSKSLNANISRVLHRNGSQKTTLSYDVLTRETRNFINDTEIEVQRRQTSAWKLGLQHRHYLGSATLDAGVSYQRGTRWFGAQPAPEEYWGEATALSKIVQLNAQLAVPFSLLNQRFSFNTQYLRQMSNTPLTPQDQFAIGNRWSVRGFDGQRTLNADEGWYLRNDIGWATPLPSQELYLALDYGEVSGRNSGQDYLIGKHLAGGAVGLRGYALRTSYDLFAGIPLSKPAGYQTSGLTLGFNLNWSY
- the ychF gene encoding redox-regulated ATPase YchF, with the protein product MGFKCGIVGLPNVGKSTLFNALTKAGIEAANFPFCTIEPNTGVVPMPDSRLDQLAAIVKPQRILPTTMEFVDIAGLVKGASKGEGLGNQFLTNIRETEAIGHVVRCFENDNIIHVNNKVDPADDIETINTELALSDLDTCERALQRVQKKAKGGDKDAKAEQAALEKCLPHLEKAGMLRALDLSDEDKAAIRYLSFLTLKPTMYIANVNEDGFENNPYLDIVRAIAEAEGSVVVPVCAAVESDIAELEDADREEFMAELGIEEPGLNRVIRAGYSLLNLQTYFTAGVKEVRAWTIPVGATAPQAAGKIHTDFEKGFIRAQTIAFDDFIACKGEQGAKEAGKMRSEGKEYIVKDGDVMNFLFNV